Part of the Pseudomonadota bacterium genome is shown below.
CACTGATTGAGGTATTTATAATCGCTATCATCTACGATTGCCTGCCTGCCTTTTGTAAGTTCTATTATCTTCATTTCTGCACCCAAAAATATGAAGGGCATCGGTCGCCCTCTGACGTTACAAACCAAGTCTTAATGTCGTGAGCTTTTGTCCAAGCGTCTACGACATAATCAACGTCTGTCCGCTCATAGCCTACGTTGTTATGCGTGTAGTCGTGTCCCATAATAAGTCCACCGACTTTGACCTTTTTACTCCACTCACTAATATCGTTAGCACAGTTTATAAAGTTGTGATTTCCATCTATATATACAAAATCCAAAGATTCGTCTTCAAACTCACGAACAGCATCCATTGAGTAGGCTTTGATGATTTTACACCTACCCTCAAGGCGTTCTCTGGCTCGTTTTTCGTACTCGGTGATATGGTCGCCCATATTCTCTCGGTAGCCTTCGTAGGGTTCCCAGCAATCAACTACGGTAAGGTCTAAATCTGGGATTTTTCTTAAAAGACAATCAGCGAACCTACCTTGTTCGGTTCCGATCTCCACACCGACTTTAAGCCCCATTTCAGCCATTAAGCATGGCAAGGCTTTCCATCTTGAAACCTTTATGAAGTGAGGACTTTCGCCTTTACACTTAAATTTATCTAATAAAAACTTCTCTCTATCCAAGGTAGTCCTCCCAATCCTCAGGCCAATTCGGGATTGGCATAAACTGAGGTATCTTCTTTAGGTAAACATCTCGGTGTTCATTAACAAAAAAGTTGTACGAGTAAGCTATTGAGTCTTTTACTTCCGCCCAGTTAAGGTCGTACATTCTTCCGTGCTTCTTCCCTTTGTGTAAATGACAGTAAAAAGTATTCTTATTGGTCATCACCTTTCCACCATCAGCCCAAACCTTACAAACGATTTCTTCGCTTTCTTGAGCAAATCCGCCATATCCATCGGTCTGCATTAGCCCAAGTTTGTTGTAGTAGTCTTTAGTTAAAAAGTAGCAAGAACCTTGAAAAGCCATTGTTTCGTCGATAGGAATGTCAATTCGTTCTTTTGTTCGTTCTTCCCATCTGAAAGACTTTAGTTGTCCTTTTTTCCACGCTTGCCACATCGGGTATTCGTAATCTACTGGCGGTCTGTCGTCTTCTTCTACTTTCCAATTTTCAGCGTCTAGCCTTAGTCTGCGTGGTATTTGAACCCAGTTAGGTTGGTGGTCTCTTATCAAAATTTCGTCAAACCCTTCACCTACGATACAGTGAGCATCTAGGGTCATTACATATTCACCCTTACATTGAGCTACTGCCATATTGATTAAATGTCTTTTCTGATTGCCAGTAGACGGTTCGGTGTTGATGTAGATAACTCTAGGGTCGTTTATTCTATCTTCTAAAGGTTCAGGGTAGCCATCGGTACAAGCGTAGATTTCTATCTCGCCTGTGGCTTTTTCTAAAACTTCTTCTATTGTTCTTTTAAAGTATTTTTCAGTTTTACCTGGAATTATTACAGTAAGCATTACTCCTCCTAACTAACTCGTTTGTTATTGTCGGGTCATATCCTAAACTCTCAGCCCAAGCACACCACGCTGGCACGTCTTTGACCAAGCATTTTGAGGAATTAAACCCTCTGTTATCGTATATAAATGTCCACCATAAATTGAATCTTGGGTCATCTCCGTAAACTGCATCTCTTATGGTGTAATAGTCTACCCCAGCGAGTTCGCAAGCGTCGTAGAGTTCTTGGCATTGCATCACCTTAAAGGCAATCGCTCTGTTTTCGCTTAACTTAATGATTTCGGCTTCTAAGTTGGTGACTTGTCTTATCGTGATGTTGGCGTTATAGACTTTCGTGTAAAGTTCAATAACTTTTCTGCGATTTTCAGGTTTACCGCCTAGTATCATAAATCTAGTTTGAGATTCGTTTAAAAGTGGATGAGATGGCGTTTCACCTAAGTACTCAGGTTGGAAAACTATATTCTTTCCCATTGCTTCCCATCTGTCGCAGTCACCAGGGTTTACTGTTGACCTGATTATAAGTAGATCTTCTTGGGCTGTTTTGACCACTTCTTCTACAATCGAAGTGTCTAGTTTGCCGTCCTTTAATGGTGTAGGGACACAGACAAACGCCACGTCTGCTTTTTCCTCACATATCAGCCCTTGTGCTGGGTCGTGAATCATGGCATCAGGGAACAGTTCTCTAACTGCTCTCCCGACCCATCCCATACCATAGATTTTAACCATGAATCCTCCTAGCTTACTGTTATTGTCTTTTCTGTTAGATTTCCGCCAACCCATGTGTAATCAGTAGTGACTACCTTGTCTGCAAACATTTCGACCTTCTTGGTAAGGGTTCCCAACACCCATGTGTATTCTGTATTTGTTGGTTTTATCTCTGCTGTTGGAACTTCTCCGCTTTCAGTCAGCGTGACTGGGATAGCTGTA
Proteins encoded:
- a CDS encoding class I SAM-dependent methyltransferase, with translation MDREKFLLDKFKCKGESPHFIKVSRWKALPCLMAEMGLKVGVEIGTEQGRFADCLLRKIPDLDLTVVDCWEPYEGYRENMGDHITEYEKRARERLEGRCKIIKAYSMDAVREFEDESLDFVYIDGNHNFINCANDISEWSKKVKVGGLIMGHDYTHNNVGYERTDVDYVVDAWTKAHDIKTWFVTSEGDRCPSYFWVQK
- a CDS encoding glycosyltransferase family 2 protein; protein product: MLTVIIPGKTEKYFKRTIEEVLEKATGEIEIYACTDGYPEPLEDRINDPRVIYINTEPSTGNQKRHLINMAVAQCKGEYVMTLDAHCIVGEGFDEILIRDHQPNWVQIPRRLRLDAENWKVEEDDRPPVDYEYPMWQAWKKGQLKSFRWEERTKERIDIPIDETMAFQGSCYFLTKDYYNKLGLMQTDGYGGFAQESEEIVCKVWADGGKVMTNKNTFYCHLHKGKKHGRMYDLNWAEVKDSIAYSYNFFVNEHRDVYLKKIPQFMPIPNWPEDWEDYLG